In Anolis carolinensis isolate JA03-04 chromosome 4, rAnoCar3.1.pri, whole genome shotgun sequence, the genomic window acttggatctgcacacattatttgccaatacatcacatagtcttagacacttgggaagtgtccgacgttgatccaatacaaaagctggcatagtgattttgtttgctgtatACTAATCTTGATGTATTAAAAGTTTCTATCCAATCCTAGGCTATTTAGATAAATGGCATTTCTGCCATTGAATTAAAGATTTTGGTTCAGTTGATGCTAACTTCAGGCTCATCATGAATCTATGAAATCTGATGGACTTCTTGTTATAACCTTTCTGCAGGATCTTGTTGCCCGACTGGATGATCTCGGAGGAGTGTATCTACAGTTTGAAGAAGGCCTTGAGACAACTGCATTGTTTGTGGCTGCTACTTACAGACTCTCTGACCATGTAGGGACAGAGCCAGCGATGAAAGAGGTGGGTACCATTTGGATTTTGGTTTTGCTTGACATCAAATTACTGTAGGTGTTTTGGATACAAGTATTAAGAAGAGCATTTGTTGTCATAATGGTTGATGCAGCAATAAATAGCAAGTCCAAAACAGAAACGGGACTGATGGGTTGAATGGAATGCATAATCCTGTAATAACTGTCATTATGTAATCACTCTGTTAGTTGACACAGGAACATCTTGTTCTTGGTTGTATAAAAGTATAATGTCAAGGTCATCCTGTTCTAATAAAGTAACCGCGTTGGGTAGTAGTAGCAAAAAGGTTCCTGTTTAAGAGCAGCAGTTGCCCAAAACACTGTACCTATAGTACAAAAGAAAAGCCATAGGAAAAGCCAAGCTGTCCTGGAATCATACCATAATGTGGTTGAAGCAAACCAAGGATAGCATATGAGAGGCAATGTGAGTAACTGAAGACCAATAGCAACTCAGGGCAGCCAGAGGAAATGATCAGACAAGCAAGATGCTCTCCAGTAATCTATAGTGCAAGGAATATCAAACATTGCTGCATAGAGATTTTGGAGTAGCTGTTTGCAATAAAGAAATGGCTTTGGCCGTGCTAATTTACAGCTATCTGTAATTCAGCGGAACTGATCTAATTGTCTCAGTGTCTTGCTTTTAAGGCCGGTCaagctttttccttctcttttatttAGTGTTTCAGTGCTCAAATGAAGTGGTTCAGTATCTGGCTCTTGTTTTTTGGGAGCTAcattggttggagttacacttctGAATAGGTGCAGAACAGCTGTCATCTTCCTCTAGTTCAATCTGGAGCCTGTTATCTTGGCTCTCTTCTTCCTTGTCCTCATCTGAGGAGGCCTCCTCCAGGTAGGGGATGACAGAAAAATTGAATCATAGTGACGCTCAAGCTTCATCTGAACTTGCCTCTTGAATGGACTTTGTGTCTACATACAACATATATTTTCTGTCCCCTTCTTCATATAGCAGTCCTTTTATAGCTCCAATGCAAAAGTGAAATGGAaacaagaattttaaaaatgtgtcagTGTTTTAAAGCTCTTTTCGATTAGACCAGAAGTGTCTCTGCTCCAAATATTATGCTCACACTGTCGCCACTAGGAAACCTGTAGACAATTTCTCCTACTAACGTTCATCAGACTGGTATTCCAAAGTATAGTCTGGGAATGTCACAAGTGTTGAAGTTCAGTTATAGTGACAGGATGTTAAGACTTTGAACAGAAAGGAGATTAGAAACATCAGGTAAAAACTGATTAAATTGTGACTGAACTTCTGCTGACCTGATGATACAGGAATTGATTGAAATTATTTATAGAGTTTTTAATGTGTCACCCACTGGAATATACATATTTCCCCCCCTGTAGATTAAGATCTCAATCGCCAGAATTCATTTCTTTGAACTAAAAATTTAATTGGTGCCTAACATCTCTAATTAATAGTGGAAATGGTAATGGACTAGAATGACCCCCTAGGTTATGGATGAGGCCACTCACTGCCTCTTTTTAAGAATATTGCTGCAAAATAAACGATGCAAAAACTATTTCATGCCATTGTGTTAAATGCTATTACTCAAGACAATCTGAGGTGACATTTTATAGACTGgtgaaaaaacaaacaattagTACAATTAAAGATAATTGTTCAGTTGGAATTATAAATTATGTTGTCAAGTAGTGGAAAGTTGTACATGCACTTTATTCTCTTCAAAAATTAGAACAATGATTATGTTAAATAGAATGAGGTTGTGCCTTTTCCCCAAAGAATAAGTTTGTAAGGCTGTCCATGGACAGTGATTTGAGGAGTTATTAGATCAGCACtgggtgtcagaaccctgctactagagcctggatgtggctctgagtttcagggtcactgacattgataagacacctgcgtcccaggactcggaggagaaacggctgatggacttggcggggaatttgcgcggggttttactgagcgggaagagactgttcaaatgagggggagggtatataaaggagggttggccggagcctcccattcttggcttttctgatgttcatgtttcctacagtaaaagttcctggtgataccacagagagtctcgtgtgttcattcaggagcggctgtggtgagctgacactaagccaagaatacggacaccatcccgctgtagcggtgaggtgtaacatgcaagtggaggatgaagagctcttgggcgccggaggaggaaggtcggaaagggccactcccgagacggacgctgagttccaccagctggcggccctggcgtcatccaccgcttatgcccagccaaatggggtaacccagaggcgcggagtggtgcggggagatagcaccggaggagaggaaggttcaccttccccaggcccgcaaaagatggtgtttctggaggagaggatgtcggcgatggagaccaccctggcagtgatgtcgagggcgatggagcgcctggcggttttggcggagccggagcgaggaagggaactccgggctagctcaatgtgggacgtgagcatgggaagcagccagggctttgcagacctcccagcaccgaagggaagggaaatgcgaaaggagcccggtgcccggcccaagatccaaacgagcctgacgcgggtggaggagagtgacgacgaaggggaaaagcctccgagaatcccggctacgctcccaactgagaccctggtgcccctggcgaatgccgggcgtggcacaggacaaagggaagcagcagcggggcccactggcccgcaagggggcttgcgacgggcggagaattggggattgccaccacagggacccctaccgagacgagaggaactaaggatcgagtttgggggagagtcctctgaactggattttttcctgaccacggtgaggggctatatggaggacaatgcccacacttttagaacggaatccagccgggtacgggccattggtgcagtgttgaagaggggagcggccagctggtacgttcaactacacgcgcggcgcgacccatgtctggggtcactccgacgctttatgggggccctggagacccgtttccgagatccactggagcagatccgggcgagggaggagttgaagaccgtctcccaggggcagaggtcggtatctgagtatgcggaggaattccaatgcctcgctgaaaaggtgccggaatggtctgcagtgacaaagatagaactcttcaaagaggggctcaggcgggagatcctctcctgggcggtgcatcgtgatgagcctgacacactgcgcggatggattcagctggcggggcgcatcgagacatcgctggcccaggcgaggaggcaccgaggagggctacagcagcggccgcagatgaaagaggggagccggaaggagggatcaaccccagccgggaggagaacggagccgacagggaacgtgagcaccagcaggaggggctgcttcgtgtgcggccgtttgggccacagggctgccgagtgctggcagagaaaaggggaaggcggaggcccgcccaaaccaagagccgtggcagggaaacgcgccgaggaagaaccaccgatgaggcaccactcgggggggttggtaagtcaggacaaagccatgatagtggtccccattcagctggaaagtggcagcaaacaagcaacctgcaaagcatttgtggattgtggatgttccaggaacatcatctcccctgaattagccgagggattgggatgcgaaagaacgaacctagaatccccaatagctttttcgcagttggacggatccacagcatcgggatcattagctaagtacagtgccgaagatgtaaagtgtaagatagggagttgggaaggaaaggtgtcatttgtgatatcacaaatagccagctataatgttatactaggcatgccatggctggggcaggccaacccgcaaatcaactgggaggataagagcatgatcttcaggatgaagttggaaggagggagccaggaagtggagagggagccggggaaaaggggggaggaagactctatcaggatagcagaactggcagataaattacccccagagtatcgggattttgtggacgtatttgatgagaaggaagcagacagtttcccaccgaagcggagagttgaagtgaagatagagctagtcccaggagcagagcttcctaaggcaaaaatatacccaatgtcggctagggaaaaggaggaactgagaaaatacattgataaaaacctagcgaggggtttcatagagccttcaaattcccctctaggggcgcctgtgttgttcaggcgcaaaaaggaccaaacgctgaggctctgcattgactacaggggcctgaatgcaatcagttctggaaataaataccccctacctttagtgaaggacttgatcgcccagttatcggagggacagatattcactaaattggacttaattgaagcgtaccataaattgcagattaaaccagaggacaggtggaagacggccttctcctgtgcattcggattattcaattatcgtgtgctccctttcggtttgtgcggcggaggcgccgcgttcatgcaattaatcaacgaagtgttgcatccattgttgtacaagggagtctttgtttttttagatgacatattgttagtatctcggactaaggagcaacacatagaactagtcagggaagtcctgcaaaagttgagagaagcaaaactgtatgcgaagcttgccaagtgcgagttcaataaagaccagatagactttctggggtataggatttcctcccagggagtggcgatggaccctgcgaaggtagaagacgtgagggggtgggaagcccccaaaacacggaagcagctgcaatccttcctagggttcgcaaacttctatagaacatttatcaaggactttgcgcgcctcactttgccattaacggatttgttaaagactaaaggtaggggagaaacagccaaagtgaaggccccaggggccaaactgacctggacaatagaatgccaggaagctttcgaagcccttaaaaagcgttttactgaggagcctgtcctacagcaccctgatatgtctaaagcctttgtattacattgcgatgcgtcagaccgggcatatggggcagttctgctacagaaagacgagggggggaacctgaagccatgtggctatctgtcaaaaaagtttagcgatacagaaaaaaactggccgatttgggagagagaagccttagcgattctaaaagcactagagtgctggagacactttctggaaggaagtggaacaccgtttgaggtgtggactgaccatagaaatttacagtatctaagatcccctcgtaaactatcagcgaagcaaattagatgggcccaatatttcagccgttttgatttcagactcagattcttccaggggaaacataatatactcgctgacgctctctctcggatgcctcagcacgggggaggaattcaggaatctgaagggagtatttttcttgataagcaatggggcctggcagtactaactcgagcacaagcggccaaagaaa contains:
- the LOC134298478 gene encoding uncharacterized protein LOC134298478, with the protein product MFMFPTVKVPGDTTESLVCSFRSGCGELTLSQEYGHHPAVAVRCNMQVEDEELLGAGGGRSERATPETDAEFHQLAALASSTAYAQPNGVTQRRGVVRGDSTGGEEGSPSPGPQKMVFLEERMSAMETTLAVMSRAMERLAVLAEPERGRELRASSMWDVSMGSSQGFADLPAPKGREMRKEPGARPKIQTSLTRVEESDDEGEKPPRIPATLPTETLVPLANAGRGTGQREAAAGPTGPQGGLRRAENWGLPPQGPLPRREELRIEFGGESSELDFFLTTVRGYMEDNAHTFRTESSRVRAIGAVLKRGAASWYVQLHARRDPCLGSLRRFMGALETRFRDPLEQIRAREELKTVSQGQRSVSEYAEEFQCLAEKVPEWSAVTKIELFKEGLRREILSWAVHRDEPDTLRGWIQLAGRIETSLAQARRHRGGLQQRPQMKEGSRKEGSTPAGRRTEPTGNVSTSRRGCFVCGRLGHRAAECWQRKGEGGGPPKPRAVAGKRAEEEPPMRHHSGGLDEGEEDAMSEPCY